In Vibrio diazotrophicus, the following proteins share a genomic window:
- a CDS encoding ubiquinone biosynthesis accessory factor UbiJ, producing the protein MPFEPLVTAVIETSLNTLIKDDPNLGRRLARLKGQVIQVHLKELNKTLTFVFSQQIDVLANYEGKPDCYLSLHLSVLPELREQANITKLIKQDKLVLEGDIQLAQKFSQLMTDCKPDIEEWLSRVTGDVVAHTVVQGAKNVGSLLTSQFNKHQNHLAQVLTEEWRIAPAPLEIAYFCDQVDDVKSQAARLEAKLAALLEKISKENAEVAK; encoded by the coding sequence ATGCCGTTTGAACCTCTCGTCACCGCGGTGATTGAAACCTCTCTAAATACCCTGATTAAAGACGACCCTAACTTGGGTCGTCGTCTTGCTCGCCTTAAAGGGCAAGTGATTCAAGTGCATCTCAAAGAACTGAATAAGACTCTAACGTTTGTTTTCAGCCAACAGATCGATGTACTGGCAAATTATGAAGGCAAGCCAGACTGTTACTTGTCACTGCATCTGTCTGTACTGCCAGAACTGCGTGAACAAGCCAATATCACTAAACTCATCAAACAAGATAAGTTGGTGCTGGAAGGTGATATCCAACTGGCTCAGAAATTTTCTCAGTTGATGACAGATTGCAAACCTGACATTGAAGAATGGCTATCACGAGTCACTGGTGATGTGGTTGCTCATACAGTGGTTCAGGGGGCGAAGAACGTCGGCTCTTTGCTGACGTCTCAGTTTAATAAGCATCAGAACCATCTGGCTCAAGTGCTGACTGAAGAGTGGCGCATTGCACCCGCTCCGTTAGAGATCGCCTATTTCTGCGATCAAGTCGATGACGTGAAAAGTCAGGCTGCACGTTTAGAAGCAAAGCTAGCGGCACTGCTAGAGAAAATAAGCAAGGAAAACGCTGAGGTTGCCAAATAA